One genomic segment of Natrinema amylolyticum includes these proteins:
- a CDS encoding CNNM domain-containing protein, whose amino-acid sequence MDSVEIGLRLIAGIGLILANAFFVAVEFALTRVRQYPESAFDEPGLRRAWEMTDDLEIYLTSCQVGISATSIAVGIVAEPALATVVGPLFANTALASAGAGAVLAFVIINLLHLTHGEQTPTYLGVERTKFVARYGAAPLYWFARLLSPVIWLGDGVAKWTLRRFGIEMTGAWLETETEIIETRADLRNRLTSVLEQGDLPDERRAEIINAFTVGERPVEDAMTGIEDAVFLSTNASVEENLDRIGSTPHTRFPLIEDTPAEFVGIVYVPTVVDHIDELRNGEVTFEDLATPPNMLPADMLVSDAIDEFQAAHQELALVEDDGEIVGLLTATDALEELVGAFDDPLDTVDFVPNQTR is encoded by the coding sequence ATGGACTCCGTCGAAATCGGACTCCGGTTGATCGCCGGTATCGGCCTGATCCTCGCGAACGCCTTCTTCGTCGCGGTCGAGTTCGCCCTCACGCGCGTCCGCCAGTATCCCGAATCGGCGTTCGACGAGCCAGGGCTTCGGCGCGCGTGGGAGATGACGGACGATCTCGAGATCTACCTCACCAGTTGTCAGGTCGGGATTAGTGCAACGAGCATCGCTGTCGGGATCGTTGCCGAGCCAGCACTCGCGACGGTCGTCGGCCCGCTTTTTGCAAATACTGCACTCGCGTCTGCGGGAGCCGGCGCCGTCCTCGCGTTCGTGATCATCAATCTCCTCCACCTCACGCACGGCGAACAAACACCGACCTACCTCGGCGTCGAGCGAACGAAGTTCGTCGCGAGATACGGAGCGGCGCCGCTGTACTGGTTCGCGCGACTGCTCTCGCCCGTGATCTGGCTCGGCGACGGCGTCGCGAAATGGACCCTCCGACGGTTCGGGATCGAGATGACCGGTGCCTGGCTCGAGACCGAAACGGAAATCATCGAGACGCGAGCCGACCTCCGGAATCGGCTCACGTCCGTCCTCGAGCAAGGGGACCTCCCGGACGAACGGCGAGCGGAGATCATCAACGCGTTTACCGTCGGCGAACGACCGGTCGAAGACGCGATGACCGGCATCGAGGATGCCGTCTTTCTCTCGACGAACGCGTCAGTCGAGGAAAACCTCGACCGTATCGGCTCGACCCCCCACACGCGATTTCCGTTGATTGAGGATACGCCCGCTGAGTTCGTCGGTATCGTCTACGTCCCGACGGTCGTCGATCACATAGACGAGCTTCGAAACGGAGAAGTGACGTTCGAGGACCTCGCAACGCCACCGAACATGCTCCCCGCAGACATGCTGGTTAGCGACGCTATCGACGAATTCCAGGCGGCCCACCAGGAACTCGCACTCGTCGAAGACGACGGCGAGATCGTCGGGTTGCTCACGGCCACGGACGCCCTCGAGGAGTTGGTCGGCGCGTTCGACGATCCGCTCGATACGGTGGACTTCGTCCCTAATCAGACCCGATGA